Below is a genomic region from Microbacterium sp. LWO12-1.2.
GTGCGGTGCGACGCAACCGGGTGAATGGCGGGTGGCACCCGGGTGACCGATGCGGGTGAATTCGCGCTCTTCCGATGTCGGCGTGCGCGCACTCGCCGAATAATTTCCCCAGAGCCCTTGCCCCGCCGGGGCGGGCGACTCATATCGACGATTGGAAGTACGGCGCTCATGTGCACAAGAGTTGTATGGCCCGATGCCAACGGTGCAGTCATCGTTGGTCGAAACATGGATTTCCACATGGACCTGCTCTCCAACCTCTGGAAGCTTCCGCGCGGTATCGAGCGATCCGACGGGGTCAACGGCAACCTGACCTGGAAGGCGAAATACGGGAGCATCGTCGCCACGGCGTTCGACCTCATCGCGACGGACGGCATGAATGAAGAGGGGTTCGCGGGCCATATCCTCTGGTTGGCGGAGTCCGACTACGGCAAGCCCGACGCCTCCGCGACGCAGCTGAGTCAGGCCATCTGGCTGCAGTACTACCTCGACAACTTCGCCACCGTCGAAGAGGCCGTCGCCTGGACGAACGAGTCGCAGGTGCAGATCGCTCAGCTCTTCGACCCCACCGGTCACCTCGTCCCCACGCTGCACCTGGCGATCAACGATGCGAGCGGTGATTCCGCGATCATCGAATACACCGATGGGAAGCCGAAGGTCTACCACGGCCGGGAGTACCAGGTGATGACCAACTCCCCGACCTTCGACAAGCAGCTCGAACTCGTGAAGGAGGTCGAGGGTCTCGGCGGCGACAAGCCGCTTCCCGGGTCCACGCTGGCCAGCGACCGCTTCGCACGCGCTTCCTTCTACGTCGCGCACCAGAAGCAGCCGAAGACGCAGATCGAGGCCATGGCGGCCATGTTCAGCATCATCCGCAACGCCGCGCAGCCGTTCCGCACACCTGAGGAGGGCAAGCCGGATGCGTCCCAGACCATCTGGCAGGTCGTGCTCGACCTCACGAACAAGCGCTACGCGTTCGAGTCGACCACACGGCCGAACATCGTCTGGGTCGACTTCGATGACATGAGCTTCCACGAGGGCACCAAGGTGCTCAAGCTCGACCTTGTCGGACGGCTGGCGCTGGAGGGTGGGCTGGTCGGCAACGCGAGCCACCACTTCGCCGACGTCGGAGAGCTCGGACAGGCGGTCCTGGCGACGGGTACGGAAGCGCTCGAGTTCGTGGCGCGCAAGCAAGACGAGTTCGCGGCTCTCACGAAAGCCGTCCAGAGCCTGGTCGGCAAGAAGAAATCGAAGCAGTCATGACCTCTGCGTCCTCCCCCACGAAGACGGCCTTCGACGGCATCCGTATCGCTGTCGGCGTCGGCGGGCTTCTGGCCCTCGTCGTCGGCGTGGTGATCCTCGTCTGGCCCGACAAGTCCGCGATGGTCGTCGCTGCGATCGTGGCCGTCTACGCCATCGTCGCCGGTCTCGTCTATGCGGCTATCGGCGGCCTGAGCAAGACGAAGGGCGGATGGGCTCGCATCGGGCACGTGCTGCTCGGTCTGGTCTTCATCGCCGCAGGCGTGATCGCGTTCGCGAACCTCGGTCAGACGGCGGTCTGGCTCGGGGCGTTCCTGGGTATCCTCGTCGGCGTCCTGTGGATCGTGGAGGGTGTCGTGGCGCTCAGCACCCTCTCGGGCACAGGATCCAAGGTGTGGTCGGCACTCTTCGCCATCGTCTCGATCCTGGCCGGCGTGGTGCTGCTGTTCGCGCCGCTGTGGGGCGCCATGGTGCTCTGGCTGCTCATGGGCATCTCGCTCGTCGTCCTCGGTGTGATCAACGTCGTGCGAGCGTTCGCATTCGGCCGTTCCCGCGGCTGATCCCCGACCGATCGCGAGGTCGCACACGCCTTCATCGACGGCGTGTACGACCTCGCGGTCTTCCGGCTCACATCAGGTCAATCGTGAGCGGCTCCGGCCAACAGACGCATCCGGGTCGCGATGCGGATGGCCTCCTCCCTCGTCGAGCATCCGAGCTTGCGATAGATCGATCGCAACTGCGACTTGACCGTGTTCGGCGACACATGGAACGTCGACGCCATGATGGCCGTCGAACGCTGCGCTGGTAGCGCGTTGAGAATCCGGAGCTCGCCCGAGGTGAGCGACGGACGCGCTTGAAGGTCGCCGAACGCGAGGTCCGAGGTCGCCGCCGCGAACTCGACTGCCGCTTCGGCATCGAGCGCATCCTTCACACGATCCACCAGTTGCCGTGGCATGATCTCGAGCAGTCGACGACGGTCGCCGCGCTGAGAGATCCGCGAGATCTGCCGTGCGGATTCCGCATCGATCTCCCCCGTGCGCGCGAGTTCGAGCCACCCGGAGAGCAGCGTGGCTTCCGCGCGCTGGGCAGGTCCGAGCGTCTGATCGGCCGAGAGTGCGCGCAGCTCCTGCGCGGCCGTGTCCAGCCGACCATCGTGCAGTGCCAGGTGAGCCGTCGCGAGCTGGGTGAGCACACCTACTTTGGGGTTGTCCTTGACGATCTGCCAGGCGTAGGCGGTCTCGCCCGTGGCGATGAGAGCTTCGATGGTCGAGGAGGCGACGATGTCGGCGGCGAAGGATCCGCGCTGCGGCGGATGGCCCTCCGACGCCAGCCGGATGGCCTCGAGCGCGTCCTCTGGCCGATGACGGGACAGGTAGGCACGACACCGGGCGAGCAAAGCGAACGGCCAGTTCAGTTCGATGGTGTCGGCAGGACACGCCCGACCCAACAGTTCATCGATCTCACCCGACCTGCGCTCGACAGCGATGAGCGCCTCAGCGATCATCTCCGACGATGACGTCGCGCTCGCGTGCATCGTCGTGACGGACGGCAGCTCCTTCGCCTCTGCGAGCGCCCGCTCGGCGTCGCCGAGGGTTCCGCGCACCGCATGGGCGAGCGCCGCTCGGGAAAGAGCCATGCGGGCGGCGTACGGCTGCGCCGAGAACTCGCCGAGCTGGCGCGCGGTCGCGAATTCCAGGAGCGCGTGACCCGTCTCGCCGGCGGCAAGCAGCGTGGAACCGATCTGATGATGGAGGAACCACAACGGCCCGTCGATGCGGTCTCGTCCCTCGGCGGAGGTCTCGAGCAGGCGATCCTCCAACCTGCGCGCGTAGACCATCGCGGCCGTGACATCGCCGTTGATGCGGAAAGAGACCATCTGCGCCAGCGTCAGGAAGTCGATCTCGTCAGCGCTCATCAGGCGCACATCCTGCGCGTGCGCCACCGGCTTGAACGATCGTGCCCTCCGGGCGAGCACGGGCGTCATCGGGTGAAGGATCCGGAGGATGGGGTGGCGGTCGAGCGAACTGCTCGGCAGTCCGACGATCGCCGCCTTGAGCTCATCCGGGTGCGAGGTGTAGAGCGGCCAGACATTCGTCACGACGGCGCGGGAGATGGTCTCGGGATGGCCGGCACGCACCGCCTTCGCGAGTTCGTCGCGTGCACGGCCCGTGTCGGTGAGATTCATGCCGGACCCACCCACGCCCACCCCGGGGAGCAGCGCGGGGGTCGCACCCCGACGCGGCTCCGAAGTGCTCGATGGACGACGCGCGTACGTACGCAGTCAACGGTGGACGGTCGGATCATCAGTTCCCCCTGATCTGCCGACGCTCTGGGGAAGCGTCCGCTACTCGAGCTCGGAACCCTCCCAGGTCCTCGCTGACTCCTTCCTAATATATTGGCGGCGCCGGGGCGCCGATCACCTCCCGACATCACCCGGGTGATCACCCTGGTGACACCCGGATCACCACCCGGCTGAGGAGGAGGACGCGGGGCCTGAGTCGGGCCGCCGCACTCGACGCCTGCGCTGCGCACCACGCTGCTGAGCGAGGAGCGCCGCGCGGGCCGCGGCAAGCTCCGCCGCGAGCGCACCGGACACGCCGGGAACGGTCTCGGGCTGCGTCGGGCGGCGCCCTGAGGCTGCCGCTTCGGCGAGGTCGCTCAGTGCCGCGCACACCCCGTCG
It encodes:
- a CDS encoding helix-turn-helix transcriptional regulator; this translates as MNLTDTGRARDELAKAVRAGHPETISRAVVTNVWPLYTSHPDELKAAIVGLPSSSLDRHPILRILHPMTPVLARRARSFKPVAHAQDVRLMSADEIDFLTLAQMVSFRINGDVTAAMVYARRLEDRLLETSAEGRDRIDGPLWFLHHQIGSTLLAAGETGHALLEFATARQLGEFSAQPYAARMALSRAALAHAVRGTLGDAERALAEAKELPSVTTMHASATSSSEMIAEALIAVERRSGEIDELLGRACPADTIELNWPFALLARCRAYLSRHRPEDALEAIRLASEGHPPQRGSFAADIVASSTIEALIATGETAYAWQIVKDNPKVGVLTQLATAHLALHDGRLDTAAQELRALSADQTLGPAQRAEATLLSGWLELARTGEIDAESARQISRISQRGDRRRLLEIMPRQLVDRVKDALDAEAAVEFAAATSDLAFGDLQARPSLTSGELRILNALPAQRSTAIMASTFHVSPNTVKSQLRSIYRKLGCSTREEAIRIATRMRLLAGAAHD
- a CDS encoding linear amide C-N hydrolase; translated protein: MCTRVVWPDANGAVIVGRNMDFHMDLLSNLWKLPRGIERSDGVNGNLTWKAKYGSIVATAFDLIATDGMNEEGFAGHILWLAESDYGKPDASATQLSQAIWLQYYLDNFATVEEAVAWTNESQVQIAQLFDPTGHLVPTLHLAINDASGDSAIIEYTDGKPKVYHGREYQVMTNSPTFDKQLELVKEVEGLGGDKPLPGSTLASDRFARASFYVAHQKQPKTQIEAMAAMFSIIRNAAQPFRTPEEGKPDASQTIWQVVLDLTNKRYAFESTTRPNIVWVDFDDMSFHEGTKVLKLDLVGRLALEGGLVGNASHHFADVGELGQAVLATGTEALEFVARKQDEFAALTKAVQSLVGKKKSKQS
- a CDS encoding HdeD family acid-resistance protein, translating into MTSASSPTKTAFDGIRIAVGVGGLLALVVGVVILVWPDKSAMVVAAIVAVYAIVAGLVYAAIGGLSKTKGGWARIGHVLLGLVFIAAGVIAFANLGQTAVWLGAFLGILVGVLWIVEGVVALSTLSGTGSKVWSALFAIVSILAGVVLLFAPLWGAMVLWLLMGISLVVLGVINVVRAFAFGRSRG